Within Bacteroidota bacterium, the genomic segment TTTGGAATCTTTGCTTGTATTCCATTGGTTTGAGTGATTGTTGTATTGCGTAAATTTATTTCATCTATAAATCCATTAAAGCCATTTGTTTCTACATAATCTCCAATGCGATATGCTTTTCGGGTAGTCATAATAATTCCAGAAATAGCACTCGTTAATGTATCCTGTAATGCAAGTCCTAATGCCAAACCTAAAATACCGGCACCCGCAAGTAGAGAGGTTACAGTTTTATCAAGGCCTAAAATCCCGAGTGAAACAAATATTCCTATTATTATAAAAGTAGTAGCAACAACGCCACCCATTATTCTTGATATTGCTGGATTTTCTGATTGCTTTTGCATCATCCGTTGTGTAAGTCGGCGCACATATCTGGATATAGCTATTATGAAAACTAAAAAGGCAAGTGCAAGTGCAAGGTTGGGCAACAGGTTAAGAATATTATCCGTCCATAATTGAAATTTTGAAACCTGTTCTTCAAAATTTTCCGGTATTTGTAATAACATAGAAATGATTTAAGT encodes:
- a CDS encoding mechanosensitive ion channel, which encodes MLLQIPENFEEQVSKFQLWTDNILNLLPNLALALAFLVFIIAISRYVRRLTQRMMQKQSENPAISRIMGGVVATTFIIIGIFVSLGILGLDKTVTSLLAGAGILGLALGLALQDTLTSAISGIIMTTRKAYRIGDYVETNGFNGFIDEINLRNTTITQTNGIQAKIPNKMVLNNPLENYTLSGERRIEISVGVDYNSDLIQVEQVVRNAILNNVIFNHSREVEFYWTDFADNTIRFIVRLWIPKFRQADYYQTQHETLVAIWAACKKNNILLPNPVRVLRFEDETKLTITKPTINDLR